In Benincasa hispida cultivar B227 chromosome 8, ASM972705v1, whole genome shotgun sequence, the sequence tcattaattttgaatttttaggaACCAAATTGTTGCTTTTATCAAAGTTCAGGGACTAATAATGATTTAAACCTATTTctaaatatctaaaaaaaagtataaaagaaaaaattatgtaAAGATATTAAACATCTATctctttttaaaatctaaacttcTATTGGATAActattcaattttttgtttttagtattttttgaaaattaagcttataaacattaCTTACACATGTTATCCAATTCATGTATTAATTTTTGTGAATACCAagctaattttttaaattaaataaaaaaattattttcaaaatatagttttttgtttttagaatttaactagAAAAACAAGTATTTCTTAAACAAAGATGACACCTGTAATTAAAAAGTTGGTTAGAAACATACATAaattttaggtttaaatactattttggtccctGAACTTTGATACTTGTTCTAttttagttcctaaatttttataaatatctattttagtctctgaacttttaaaaaatgcttACTTTGGTCcatactattaaatttctataacttttaaacaaaatgatgagaTGGCTTGTATTTTTAAATGGCTAGGCTGCCAAATAAGTTAGTAATGCTAAAAAATGCAgggtttcaattttaaattaggtgataaaacattttctatcgaactcaaaagtcatttttCGTTCAAGAATTTGGTCGTTCAGCGTTTTGGCACATTGGttattgatattttacttcaccttCATTTTACTCAACACATGCTAGACGCAATTTCATCAAAGAATTAACaaagttttaatagtaaatgactaaaataaatactttttaaaagtttaaggactaaaacaatatatttttttaagagttTGGAGACCAAAATAGAGCACAGTTGAAAGTTCAGAGACCAACATAggatttaaatctaaattttaaaaatagaaaactaaaaaacaaaatttattattaaacaaGGCCCAATAATCTAGATTTCTTAAAAATAGATATCACTTATGAATCAACATATATGATTTTTCCAACAAGCcacacattttattttctttctttctttcacttttttcttttacaatatAGAATAAAGAGATTGAACTTCAAAACCTTGAATTTGATAGTACAAGTTCATGTccgttgttattattattattattattattattattattatttatttttacttgtgacaagaaaacaaaagagagCAATGTAGGTTTTTTATGGTGTGAATGAAGTATAAGTGCGTTTGAAATGTCAAAAAACTATTGGACAATAatggttttattttaattaaataaaatctgTTGCTCTCTCTTAgcaacattttattatttatatataaaaaaacattttattattattattattattattattttgaagaaaTAGCAACATCAAAATTCTGTTCTAATCAAATCAATTCTACCAAATTCAACGACTacatcttattattattattaaattcaaatttcttgAAAATGATAACGCCATGCATATTAAGCCACATAATATGATTACAATGACCCACACACTATATATGAATCTCTACACAAAAATATCTACTTTTAATTCcaccatatattttatttttcaaattattctCTCTTATTAAAACAAAATCATATTCTTcatctcaaaaaagaaaaaaaaaatcatattcttAAACATTAAAACAATACACTACTTCCTAGATGCTTCTTAATGTTGTTTGTTGACTTTatcaatgttttcttttccttttgtggaaatttagaaaaacttattgtttatttaaaagTGGTTTTTCTTCTCCCCACTTAATTGTCCTATCAAAATGAAGAgattatttcaatattttaaagttCCAATAtaatttcagagaaaaatatttCGTAGAATAAGTTCTTAGTTTTAGTTTggttcttatattttattttttaattaaaatatcatttttatctttatattttagaatttgttcaattttaatttttatatttttaaatatccaattttaatttctatattcgataaatcttaaatttattccCTATATTTATTGtgaattatttcattactttttatttttatttgtatttttactataattttttaaaatatattcacatattgtattcctttgcatgaaaatattataatcatttcaatttcgataaaaaaataacttcgatggactaaatttaagatatagTGAAAGtacaattactaaaattaaacatttgaaagtatatggactaaaattgaaccaaTCTCAAAGTAagggaccaaaatagtattttaatctaatttttatttagtctATTGGTTTcaatatattacatttttatcttcatattttgagtttaattcTCATTTGATCTCTTGATGTTTCAATATTTTACACTTTTATCAttgaatttttattaatgtCCATTTTGCTATTTGACCTTAATTTTTAGTTAACTAATTTTAACTAACTATGATGTGAAATTTTTTagttaatataataaaaatgaaaaattagtaaaaatataatttaattcttttaaattaatgaatgaaattaacaccaagaattgatggtcagtattaatgaaaaatcaaggTTAAATGTGTTAAATTTGAAGCTTTATAgttcaaattgaaacaaaactcaaaacttaaaaataataaaactgtaATGTTTCGAAACTTGTGGACCAAATAGAAATtgaactcaaaatccaaaattaaaaatgtgATGTATTGTAATCTAAGACCAAAAAGATACATGAGTTTAAGTTTCAATTTAGTgtttatagtttgataaaaaaGTTTTTGATATAGTTATATGATTTAATCAAACTTCCCAAAATTATCTCTTGCATTATTAATTTGCCTATCTTTTTCAGGTGgcaattaatgaaaatttgaaaattgtaaaCTATATAAACCAAATTAAAACCATAACTATATcatagactaaattgaaatttccCCAAATTATAGAGTTCAAATTAGTTTAATGtcctttattttatataatatttttgtgtATATTGGATAAAATGGTCAAGTCTAAATGGGTAAATTAATGCAATGAGATAGCTAGCTGTCCTTAGACAAATTGATGAAGctatcaaatttatttaattaatgatttaattGCAACTATACTTTGAagcttttaattaattataattaattaaccacTTAAAAATGACGTCTGATTTAATATATCCCAACCCATTACCTACCGAcagcttaagttgatggaaatctAAACGCTAAGGCtaacctttatttatttatatatataatttgataattatgtttttataattaaatattattaaaactaAGACACTGTTTAAGTCAATACTCCTCACGAGCATAtaaatcaatatttgtcttctaTATAGCAAGATTCTCGTGTCACATTTGCcttattattgtcattaattagTATCTTTATTAAAATGGGTTTTGATTTTATAACTCTtaaaatgttctatttttgtttttataatgaAGATTCTAGTTCTCAACatcaatataatataattacatttcttatatacatatattacaaaaagggaaaagaaactaataagtatttattaattaataattggCAACTTTAATATAATTCAATAATTGAAGTTGAAAGTTTAAATATTCATCCTTTATTGTTGtactaataaattaaaataaatcaaataacttTACTATAAAAATATCGAGATgaagatttaaatttttaatcaaaacaAGAGTTGATACATCAATCATATTCATGTTGATGTTAAAAACACTTTAGTCACTCTTTTCTATTCAGCTTATAAAAAATGGTCACATCATTAGAAGTGTATACATAATATATCGATGTAGACATGAAATTAGGCAGGTGTATTAAGatcaatatattataaataaatattaaggaacacaataattaaaattaattaaaaagaaaatttattttaaatgacaaatcattaaaaatatttttaaatatagcaaaatgtcacagtctatcagtgataaatattgatagatatttattagtaactatcaatgtctattaataATAGATGACAATAATTTATTAGTATTTATCACAaatagataatgatattttattatatttataaatattttaatttatttttctatatatgaaaaagatattaaaaaaaatcaatattttaataatttaaaagagATTTTtcgtaaggaaaaaaaaaagaagaatgaagGCAAAATCTCGAAAGTTCGAATAATAAAGGAAATTTAAAcccattatttttattatttgagagAGAATTTGAACCTATTTTCTTTCGTAGATGATAGCTTAAAATTTATCTCATGACAATTATAAAATCCTATAATATTTTCACGATAAccttaataataaatttatatcgACCTACTAAAAAAACCTCGTTTAACTTTTTTTGaatgattaattatattattaaaatttagtaattttttaaagaaaaataaaagataatatttaaatttgatttaaactAAACACGCGTCCAGCCACGAGTCGGGTCTGACGTTGCTTAGACCAAGCTGACAATACCTTTGCCGCAAGTAACATGTCGTCATCCCATTGGTCCACGATTCTATGTCGGTTTGTGGGCCCCACAATATTATCCGTATCAGATTAAAAACCGGTACCCGAATCCGAGCAGGATCCACGAAGCCACGTATGCCCAACCAAAATCCTCCACGTGTCACCTTACACGTGTACATATTTTCGCGGCAAATCCAACCCCCACCTCCgtccttttcttttcaattgaAACTTGAAAAcctcaatttcttaaatttccatcttcttctctaaatttcttttgttgaaaaagaaaatctgattcattcaatttgaaattcttCAATGTTTCACAATTCCAAAAGCTCCGATCGTCGGATTCTGACTTTTCCGGCGGTTCATCCCTGCGAAGCAATTTCCCCGGCGACTCTCTTGGCTTCCTTGATCGATCTCTGCCGTCAAATATGCAATCATCAAACGAAAACTTTCGTAACCCAGAAACGAAACGCCCGAGAAACGATTCGACAAATGGGAATTTTATTGATATTCTTCGAGGAGCTTCGCGACATGTCGTCCAATCTTCCGGATTCTGTCGTGCTCTGTTTTTCAGAACTTCACCTAACGTCTCAGAAAATATTGTTCTTGTTTGAAGATTGCTCGCGTTCTAATGCGAAGGTTTGGATGTTAACGAAGTCCCAATTCGTCGCTACTCAGTTTTGGGTTCTGATTCGAGCACTCGCTACGGCTCTCGATGTGTTGCCGTTGAATCGGATTGATACGAGTGATGAAGTGAAGGAATTGGTTGAATTAGTTGTGAAACAGGCACGAATTGCGAAATTTGGTTTGGATAAAGATGATGAATTGATGATGAAGCGTCTTCAATCGATTTTGCTGCAATTTGAAAAGGGGATTGAGCCGGATTTAACCGCCATTAAACGGGTTCTTGATTACCTTGAAATTCGAAGGTGGAGTGATTGTAATAAAGAGATAAAATTCTTGGAAGAAGAGATTGATTTTCAGTATTCGGATTTGAAAGAACGAGATGTTCAGATTTTGAGTAGTTTGGTGGGTCTTATGAGCTACAGCAGAGTAACTCTGTTTGAAGCTCTGGATTTTCGGGACAAATATCAAGTGGAATTCAAATGCAATCCCGAGATTCTTAGCTGTTTAAACCCAGAAGATTTTCGATGCCCAATTTCTCTTGAACTTATGATCGATCCTGTTACTGTATCCACTGGACAGACTTACGATCGAGCTTCGATTCAGAAATGGCTTTCCGCCGGAAATTTCATCTGCCCCAAAACAGGGGAGAGGCTCACAAGCTTAGAACTGGTTCCAAATTCGAGTCTCAAAAAGTTGATCAACCAATTTTGTGCCGATAATGGAATTTCCTTGGCCAAATTCAACACCCGATCTCATGATATAACTCGAACTATAATTCCGGGAAGTCTGGTCACCGCGGAAGCGATAAAATTTACATCGGAGTTTCTTCTCCGGCGACTGGTTTTTGGAACGAGTACGGAGAAGAACAAAGCGGCGTATGAGATTCGTTTGTTGGCGAAATCGAACATCTTCAATCGGTCTTGTTTGATTAAAGCGGGTACAATTCCCCCATTGTTGAATCTTCTCTCGTCTTTCGACAAATCCACGCAAGAAAACGCCATTGCTGCAGTGTTGAAACTTTCAAAGCATTCGACTGGGAAGATTTTGGTGGTGgaaaatggaggattaatgccGATTCTCTCTGTTTTAAAATCTGGGTTTTGCTTAGAATCTCGTCAATTAGCGGCCGCCACATTATTCTACCTCTCGTCAGTGAAGGAATACCGGAAACTGATCGGCGAAATTCCGGACGCCATTACAGGTCTTATCGAGCTCATCAAGGAAGGAACAACTTGCGGGAAAAAAAACGCAGTAGTCGCCATTTTCGGACTCTTACTCTGTccgaaaaacaacaaaaccgtTCTTAATTCCGGCGCCGTTCCAATTCTTCTCGACATAATCGCCACCTCCGACAACAGCGAGTTGATTTCCGATTCACTTGCCGTAATAGCAGCGTTGGCTGAGAGTACAGAAGGAAGCAATGCGATTCTTCAAGCCTCGGCTCTGCCTCTGCTTATGAGGACTCTGAATTCCGCAAGTTTGTCGGCCGGAAAAGAGTACTGCGTTTCGGCGCTACGTTCTCTGTGCAGCCACGGCGGCGAGGAGGTGGTGGCGGCGCTGGCCGGAGATCGGTCCGTTGCGGGGTCGCTTTATTCGGTGTTGACGGAGGGAAATGCGGCGGCGGCGAAGAAGGCGCGGTCGTTGTTGAAGATTTTGCATAAGTTTAGGGAAAACGATGTGGCGGTGAACTCGGCGGTGGATCGAGAACGATCTGTTCATGTTTGGTAATTAGGTTAGAAAAATTGGATCATAAATGATTAgagattttaattgttttgttaatttttggTATTTTTGTTGTTCATTTTAGAAATTGAGCTCGGTTTTTAAAAGAGCTCGTTTGCTTTAGTTTGGGTAGAGATATAAAATAGTGGTATATACTTGTATATAAAACCATACTTTAAATTGAGAAATATATAgttcattaaatatttttggacattgtaaatgtgtaacatcatatatatatatgtaatgtgTGTTGGATATTTGTAATTCAAATGAGTATACTAGAGAGTACTTTGCCAGATCATTGCAATTTCTCATCAACGAActcaattttctcatttttggGGAATCTACATATTTGTAGTTCACAAAGTCAACtatcttttaattaattgaatttcatAGGTATGTAATGGTGTCTTATTTTTGTTACTATAACTAATCAATTAACCTTTGAGCAAGCACAAtctattgttattattataattgGATATCTAATATTTTAGCACCTTTGGAACAAGTATAATCTATATTAACTATTATTAACTGAGAGGATTAAGTAACCTAACTCCCTTCCACTTGTGCTTTGTGGTAAATTCATGCTTGTCCATATTAGACTTATGCGTGAATTTCATGTCTCAAGGACTCTAGGTAGATTTTATCCCAAACATAAAGTAAAAAGaatatttaacaattttttaCAAAGTGGTGTACAcataatttagattaaaaaaaatatgtgcaCCCATATTTATGGGAAGATTTGAGCCTAATAATCgaaaagaagaggagaaaataggcgttttttttaatagatgaTCATAATTGTGTTGTGTTAAGTCGAATGACCCGAATTTTGGAAATAATGAATATTGACTTTTTGCTTATTTCACATACCATATAGATTGCGTTTGCTACTTTATTTGTTATTCTCGTTTGGGCTCCTTCCTCGTTCTTGCACTGCCTGTTTCTCTCCCTCTCCCTTGTGTTTGTAGGTATCGTATGACCATTCATCACTCTTTTTGACGATTATTCACGCTCACGTTTTAGCCTACCTACCATTCATTACTCGCTTTGACGAATCCTTGTTACTTGTGGTACTAGCCACTTTCAAACTTTAATCGCGAGCACAAAGAGTGGGGAACACAAGGATTTACTCTACTTTCAATTTTTGAAGAGAAAGACAGGGAAGTAGGAATACGAGGATGTGAGGGAAGAATGTAAGTAAGAGGAACAAAGAAAGTAAAGAAagttagtttttattattttaactcCAATTTGAATCATCCTTGTAAaaatcaaaaaaagaaaagaaaaaaaaaagtggaaaaCTAAAAGCAAGTGAAAATATCTAGAATATAACACCGCACCGCAAGGCTCAGCGTTTTGACCTGATTATTTGGGCTAAAAATTCATTTGCTAAACAGCAAAACTCTTCAGTTGGCTTGTCTTCTTACCCATCTCTCGACCTTCTACTACCTTTCTCCACGTCCTAATAGAACGAACGAAGGTAATGTCCTCTCCTGTTCTTCACTTAAATCTTAATCGATTTTCGTTCTTATAATTTTACGACTTCCTCGTGTTTAGATCTGTAattttctttggagttcttcAGCAATTTTATTCGGAGTCGCATATTACGATTCGAATGTACTGATTCGATGTGTTTGCTATTTCTATCTCCTTATCCCACTTATGAATGAACAAGTATTCTATTCACTATTCAACACTTCTTGATTTTTGTTTATGTAATGCGGACTCTTTTCTGAGATACTGCAAAATACTTGACCTAACCCGATCTTCATGGTCTGGCTTCTTGTGTGATTGGGATCTTAGATTGGAGAAGTTAGGGTTTTACTACAGTGCTCTTCTTATTTTAATGCTAAATTCAACTATAAATTCGTCATTTAGAATGCAGTACAATATGACTTCTAGTTtgtgtttataaatatattttacttatttatgtGGTTATTGCTGATCTTTGTTGAATACTACATCTGTAGACAGTTCAAACTTTGTGATGGCGACTGAATCCAAAACTGCGACTGAGGAGGTTAAGATGGATCTctttgaagatgatgatgaGTTTGAAGAGTTTGAGATTAATGAAGGTACAACTTACtgttaatcatttaaaaaaaatgaaaaaatcctCCACTTATTTGGAGTTCTTCACTACTGTTTGCTGTGTATACTTGTTTTTCGTTTATGGTTAGCCGATGTGGAATTGCTTGCTGCTTGTTCCAGCCAAAAGAATGGGAATGCAATGAAGGGTCTGCATAGTCCTGTTACTGCCTTGGCGATAACTGAGAACTGCTACAGCAATAATAGCATTCTCTAATTTGAATCAGCATACCCTAAATATTTCTTGTTCACCCATGACCACTATTTTATTTCCATCTGATACAATTAGAATCACCCATACCGTATGATGAGCTGGAATTGCATTCTATACAGTTGCACTAATAATAATGATCGATTACAGAAACTAttagttagagagaaaaagagtcAGAGTTACATGCCTTTTGGCTTTAGAGGAATACCCTTACAAATAATCTCTGAGGTTGACATTCTGCTGTTAGGATTTGGAAAgtctttattcacattaaagtTTTTATGATATTCAGGATGACACCTACAGATTGGTAAGTTTTTCTACTGTGCGCTCAAGAATCCTAggaattttagttttatataagAAAATTGGAGGGATGATCTTGGTGGGatggtttatttattattaaataaagtgAGAGAGAGACAAAATCCTTTTGCAGTTCAACCATTTTGAATTGCTGCAAATCAAATGGTCGATATGCATTGAGGGAAGAAGTAGAAAGTCCCcccaaccccccccccccctgaAAGTCGTGAAGATTTTTGGAattgggtaaaaaaaaaaaatcaagaaaatccAATCCACGAAAAATTTGATCTAtggtaaaattgattttgtatcCCCCCCCCCCACTCCGGTGGGTTTGAAAAAGTATGCTCTGCTGCTTGATTTGAATCCTCCCATGGGCAATGCAACAGTGTTTTGAGGAAGGAAAATCGAGTCCTGGGGCAAAGCATAAGGAAGGAGTCTAACCATGGAGAACCACATCCCCTTTAACCCTTAAATACTTAAGCACCTTGGAGAACCACACCCCAAAAGCCAGCTATTGAGGTGAGAGAGCCGGGCCACTTAGGTACCACATTGGTGATTCCATTCTAATCGATTTGGGACAAAGGTAGCccatactaccttggttcctaacaCCATTATTCTGTGggtttcttttgatttgtttacatTTTAGCTGATATCTTGCTTGTCTCATATGTCACAATGTGAACCCTTTTTTTAAGTATGAAATAGGTCTTTTCTTTAGTATGTATTAGCACACGAACATGAATGGATCGTTTCTTTAGTATGTATTAGCACACTAACACAAATGGACCGTTTCTTTAGTGTCTTTACCACTTAAAGATGCACTCATAAGAGAGAGCTATTTGTTTGCTTTTTATTGTTTCTAGCAGTTTCTTGGTTACTCATAAATGGGAGGATGCCATGACATTCTATGATATATGTATAGTCTTATTAAATCGATTCTAATCACAATTAGTAATTGGAGCTCATATCTCAGAGACCTTTCTCTTAGATGCTAGTGTAGAACTTGTTGCTCGTGGCTTCTTCTCCCCCCTTCTGATGGAAAATGAATCTGCTTCTTGTTCTTTGATGGCTTTGATAGAAATTTGGTTCCATAGGGATGCTAATCTAAATACTCTGTTATCATATAGACATTTATGATATTCTTATGAATGATCATATCAACTGCAGAGTGGGAAGTaaaagaagaagggaaagaagTAACACAGCAGTGGGAAGACGACTGGGATGATGATGATGTCAATGACGACTTCTCTTTGCAGCTTAGGAGAGAATTGGAGAGCAATGCCGAGAAGAAATGAGAAGATTTTTGTTTGTCTTGTACGTTTTCTTCTTTTAAGATCTATGTTTAACTAGGTCTTTTGACCCCATTGTGGTTTTACGCCGTCTTCTATCCTTGTAAATGGTGGTATTATGAATATGGTTAGAAGCCTAAAACATTGTTACCTTTTCGGATCAGATAATTGGAGAATTGTGAAACATTTGGCTCTGAAGAAAACAGcgtttttttttattgctgGTGGTTGTTGTCACGGACTATGAATCCATCGAGATTATAAACATTGTAAAGGAATCATTCTTGGAATGTCAAAAATGTCGACAGATTGTCTGACGAGTCACTAGGGTAGGAGAAAACTGGGGGGtttcaaatatatctatatatcttTCATATTTTTAGCATTTCCTTTAAAGTGTACTTATTCTCTTATTCCTTGTTTCCTCTCAAGGCTTACTGGCCATTTCTCCATCTATTTTACgaatttgtttcaattttgatttctattTACCTTGCTCTGAACTTCTATTTTCATCTCTTGCACCCACACAATACATATTGTCACCTTCTCCTCTCTGTGCCTATCAGTATTGGTTTTATAAACTCAAAAGTACGAAAAACTGAGTTAAATCAAAGGGGGGAAAACTAGTGAGATATTATAGGGAGAACCTAGAAGTAGGTCTCTACACTAACATTTTCTTTAATGATAAAAGCCTTTTAAAAAAGGCTGTCTATGCAACTGCTCAAAATGAGCATTAGctcatatagtttatattatcaatttcaAAGTTAGAGATTTGATTCCTCTCACtccataaaaaaataatctttcAAGTATCTAATTTT encodes:
- the LOC120082459 gene encoding U-box domain-containing protein 19-like, with amino-acid sequence MFHNSKSSDRRILTFPAVHPCEAISPATLLASLIDLCRQICNHQTKTFVTQKRNARETIRQMGILLIFFEELRDMSSNLPDSVVLCFSELHLTSQKILFLFEDCSRSNAKVWMLTKSQFVATQFWVLIRALATALDVLPLNRIDTSDEVKELVELVVKQARIAKFGLDKDDELMMKRLQSILLQFEKGIEPDLTAIKRVLDYLEIRRWSDCNKEIKFLEEEIDFQYSDLKERDVQILSSLVGLMSYSRVTLFEALDFRDKYQVEFKCNPEILSCLNPEDFRCPISLELMIDPVTVSTGQTYDRASIQKWLSAGNFICPKTGERLTSLELVPNSSLKKLINQFCADNGISLAKFNTRSHDITRTIIPGSLVTAEAIKFTSEFLLRRLVFGTSTEKNKAAYEIRLLAKSNIFNRSCLIKAGTIPPLLNLLSSFDKSTQENAIAAVLKLSKHSTGKILVVENGGLMPILSVLKSGFCLESRQLAAATLFYLSSVKEYRKLIGEIPDAITGLIELIKEGTTCGKKNAVVAIFGLLLCPKNNKTVLNSGAVPILLDIIATSDNSELISDSLAVIAALAESTEGSNAILQASALPLLMRTLNSASLSAGKEYCVSALRSLCSHGGEEVVAALAGDRSVAGSLYSVLTEGNAAAAKKARSLLKILHKFRENDVAVNSAVDRERSVHVW
- the LOC120082562 gene encoding protein DELETION OF SUV3 SUPPRESSOR 1(I)-like, which gives rise to MATESKTATEEVKMDLFEDDDEFEEFEINEEWEVKEEGKEVTQQWEDDWDDDDVNDDFSLQLRRELESNAEKK